A window from Lycium ferocissimum isolate CSIRO_LF1 unplaced genomic scaffold, AGI_CSIRO_Lferr_CH_V1 ctg7767, whole genome shotgun sequence encodes these proteins:
- the LOC132045717 gene encoding uncharacterized protein LOC132045717 isoform X1 yields the protein MSSEPPPFQEASRCDICSCSFNTFRRRHHCRCCGRTLCAEHSAYQMALPQFGLHSSVRVCGDCFNNSSRRPIGDGMIASANEVNSLKDSFSALDVGAVADIKTKDTVKQTLPLGITECKCGMPLCICQVTATQTTSVALQGKVVPNPSVNINPKPKKEIRLPTSRASTSNKQGTTFNIGPATSCNMETMSADYEVSGEGLREAIKNGDVGAAKKLLSQGVDANYLDKQGSSLLHLAAVFNRTEIAFALMESGASLYCKNSQGETPLDCAPATLQFKMKKKMEESGQ from the exons ATGTCGTCGGAACCACCGCCATTCCAAGAGGCATCACGTTGTGATATCTGCAGTTGCAGCTTCAACACCTTCCGCCGACGG CACCATTGCAGATGTTGCGGCCGAACATTGTGTGCTGAACATTCAGCATATCAGATG GCCTTACCACAATTTGGTCTTCACTCAAGTGTTAGAGTTTGTGGAGATTGTTTTAATAATTCCTCTCG TAGACCCATTGGAGATGGCATGATAGCTTCTGCAAATGAAGTCAATTCCCTGAAAGATTCATTTTCAGCTTTAGATGTCGGTGCCGTTGCAGATATCAAAACCAAAGACACTGTCAAGCAGACTCTTCCTTTAGGCATTACAGAATGCAAATGTGGGATGCCTTTGTGTATATGTCAAGTGACGGCTACTCAAACAACATCAGTCGCTCTACAGG GAAAAGTTGTGCCAAACCCAAGCGTAAACATAAATCCAAAACCAAAGAAGGAAATTAGACTTCCAACAAGTAGAGCTTCAACATCAAACAAGCAAGG TACAACTTTCAATATTGGTCCAGCTACCAGCTGCAATATGGAGACAATGTCAGCGGATTATGAAGTCAGTGGGGAG GGTTTAAGAGAAGCAATAAAAAATGGTGATGTCGGTGCTGCGAAGAAGCTCCTGAGTCAG GGTGTTGATGCAAATTACCTTGACAAGCAAGGATCATCATTGTTACATCTG GCAGCGGTATTCAATCGAACTGAAATAGCATTTGCCCTCATGGAGAGTGGAGCAAGTTTGTACTGCAAAAATTCACAAG GTGAAACACCTCTGGATTGTGCTCCTGCCACATTGCAATTcaagatgaaaaagaagatggAAGAGAGTGGGCAGTAA
- the LOC132045717 gene encoding uncharacterized protein LOC132045717 isoform X2 produces MSSEPPPFQEASRCDICSCSFNTFRRRHHCRCCGRTLCAEHSAYQMALPQFGLHSSVRVCGDCFNNSSRPIGDGMIASANEVNSLKDSFSALDVGAVADIKTKDTVKQTLPLGITECKCGMPLCICQVTATQTTSVALQGKVVPNPSVNINPKPKKEIRLPTSRASTSNKQGTTFNIGPATSCNMETMSADYEVSGEGLREAIKNGDVGAAKKLLSQGVDANYLDKQGSSLLHLAAVFNRTEIAFALMESGASLYCKNSQGETPLDCAPATLQFKMKKKMEESGQ; encoded by the exons ATGTCGTCGGAACCACCGCCATTCCAAGAGGCATCACGTTGTGATATCTGCAGTTGCAGCTTCAACACCTTCCGCCGACGG CACCATTGCAGATGTTGCGGCCGAACATTGTGTGCTGAACATTCAGCATATCAGATG GCCTTACCACAATTTGGTCTTCACTCAAGTGTTAGAGTTTGTGGAGATTGTTTTAATAATTCCTCTCG ACCCATTGGAGATGGCATGATAGCTTCTGCAAATGAAGTCAATTCCCTGAAAGATTCATTTTCAGCTTTAGATGTCGGTGCCGTTGCAGATATCAAAACCAAAGACACTGTCAAGCAGACTCTTCCTTTAGGCATTACAGAATGCAAATGTGGGATGCCTTTGTGTATATGTCAAGTGACGGCTACTCAAACAACATCAGTCGCTCTACAGG GAAAAGTTGTGCCAAACCCAAGCGTAAACATAAATCCAAAACCAAAGAAGGAAATTAGACTTCCAACAAGTAGAGCTTCAACATCAAACAAGCAAGG TACAACTTTCAATATTGGTCCAGCTACCAGCTGCAATATGGAGACAATGTCAGCGGATTATGAAGTCAGTGGGGAG GGTTTAAGAGAAGCAATAAAAAATGGTGATGTCGGTGCTGCGAAGAAGCTCCTGAGTCAG GGTGTTGATGCAAATTACCTTGACAAGCAAGGATCATCATTGTTACATCTG GCAGCGGTATTCAATCGAACTGAAATAGCATTTGCCCTCATGGAGAGTGGAGCAAGTTTGTACTGCAAAAATTCACAAG GTGAAACACCTCTGGATTGTGCTCCTGCCACATTGCAATTcaagatgaaaaagaagatggAAGAGAGTGGGCAGTAA